A genomic window from Streptomyces mirabilis includes:
- the malQ gene encoding 4-alpha-glucanotransferase, which yields MAPRPPADPSPTGSSPAGPPDPHTPLARLAALHGVATSYSPSPDRTVAATDTAVVAALAALGVDASTPDAVRAALAASEAETRERLLPPTVVCWGASPPAALAGLPTGTRLRITTEQGETRAAAEQLPPGVHTLHATAPDGRTAEAHLVAAPARLPAPPGRTYGLLVQLYSLLSRRSWGMGDLGDLAELTAWAGRALGAGFVQVNPLHAAVPGTPTDPSPYRPSSRRFPDPVHLRVEDIPEFAHVDDPGRVGTLLERAERLRESVLHKGALIDRDAVWELKREALELVHEVSLGPGRRAAYVDFLAEEGEALEDHATWCALAEVYGPEWQRWPVGLRDPRSPATARARGELMDRVDFHSRLAWLTDAQLATAQRSARDAGMAVGLVHDLAVGVHPGGADAWAQQEYFAAGMSVGAPPDAFNARGQDWGLPPWRPDRLAASGYAPYRRLLRALLRHAGALRIDHVMGLFRLWWVPQGQPPTEGTYVRYDAEAMLAILTLEASRAGALVIGEDLGTVEPGVRETLHERGVLGTSVLWFERDWDGDGKPLPPERWRPDCLATATTHDLPPTASRLTGDHVELRDRLGLLTGSLEDERTAATADTAEWLALLARLGLLHGAGDAGSAVSEEAEIQAVHRFLLRTPARMIGVWLPDTVGDRRPQNLPGTWDQYPNWRLPIADAEGRPVTLEELAASPRLYALIDVLRGRSAGRGGRDGLGSDGRRSDGRGEGGSAGGRGGGV from the coding sequence ATGGCGCCTCGCCCGCCCGCGGACCCGTCGCCCACCGGCTCCTCGCCGGCCGGCCCTCCCGACCCGCACACACCGCTGGCGCGGCTCGCCGCACTGCACGGCGTCGCCACCTCCTACAGCCCCTCCCCCGACCGTACGGTCGCGGCCACGGACACCGCGGTCGTCGCGGCCCTGGCGGCGCTCGGCGTCGACGCGAGCACCCCGGACGCCGTCCGCGCGGCCCTCGCCGCCAGCGAGGCCGAGACACGGGAGCGGCTGCTGCCGCCGACGGTGGTGTGCTGGGGCGCCAGCCCGCCCGCCGCGCTCGCCGGACTGCCGACCGGCACCCGCCTGCGCATCACCACCGAACAGGGCGAGACCCGCGCCGCCGCCGAGCAGCTTCCGCCCGGCGTCCACACGCTGCACGCCACCGCCCCCGACGGCCGCACCGCCGAGGCCCACCTCGTCGCCGCCCCCGCCCGGCTGCCCGCGCCGCCCGGACGCACGTACGGACTTCTCGTCCAGCTCTACTCCCTCCTCTCCCGGCGCTCCTGGGGCATGGGCGACCTCGGCGACCTCGCCGAACTCACCGCCTGGGCCGGCCGGGCGCTCGGCGCCGGATTCGTGCAGGTCAACCCCCTGCACGCGGCCGTACCCGGCACCCCCACCGACCCCTCCCCGTACCGGCCCTCCTCCCGCCGCTTCCCCGACCCGGTCCATCTGCGGGTCGAGGACATCCCCGAGTTCGCCCACGTCGACGACCCGGGCCGGGTAGGGACGCTGCTGGAGCGCGCCGAGCGGCTGCGCGAATCCGTGCTCCACAAGGGTGCGTTGATCGACCGCGACGCCGTGTGGGAGCTCAAGCGCGAAGCGCTGGAACTGGTGCACGAAGTGTCGCTCGGCCCCGGCCGACGCGCCGCCTACGTCGACTTCCTCGCCGAGGAGGGCGAGGCGCTGGAGGACCACGCCACCTGGTGCGCGCTCGCCGAGGTGTACGGCCCCGAGTGGCAACGGTGGCCGGTGGGCCTGCGTGACCCGCGTTCACCCGCGACGGCCCGCGCCCGCGGCGAGTTGATGGACCGCGTCGACTTCCACAGCCGCCTCGCCTGGCTCACCGACGCCCAGCTCGCCACCGCCCAGCGCTCCGCGCGTGACGCCGGGATGGCGGTGGGTCTCGTGCACGACCTCGCGGTCGGAGTGCATCCCGGCGGAGCCGACGCCTGGGCGCAGCAGGAGTACTTCGCGGCGGGCATGTCCGTCGGCGCGCCCCCGGACGCCTTCAATGCACGCGGCCAGGACTGGGGCCTGCCGCCCTGGCGCCCGGACCGCCTCGCCGCCTCGGGCTACGCCCCGTACCGCCGCCTCCTGCGCGCCCTCCTCCGGCACGCGGGCGCCCTGCGCATCGACCATGTGATGGGCCTGTTCCGGCTCTGGTGGGTGCCGCAGGGACAGCCGCCCACCGAGGGCACGTACGTCCGCTACGACGCCGAGGCGATGCTCGCGATCCTGACCCTGGAGGCCTCGCGGGCCGGGGCCCTGGTGATCGGCGAGGACCTCGGCACGGTCGAGCCCGGCGTACGCGAGACGCTGCACGAGCGCGGGGTGCTCGGCACCTCGGTGCTGTGGTTCGAACGGGACTGGGACGGCGACGGGAAGCCCCTGCCCCCCGAGCGCTGGCGCCCCGACTGCCTGGCCACCGCCACCACCCACGACCTGCCGCCCACCGCCTCCCGGCTCACCGGCGACCACGTCGAACTCCGCGACCGGCTCGGCCTGCTGACCGGCTCCCTGGAGGACGAGCGGACCGCGGCCACGGCGGACACGGCGGAGTGGCTGGCGCTGCTCGCCCGCCTCGGGCTGCTGCACGGGGCGGGCGACGCGGGTTCGGCGGTGTCGGAGGAGGCCGAGATCCAGGCCGTGCACCGCTTCCTGCTGCGCACCCCGGCCCGCATGATCGGCGTGTGGCTCCCGGACACGGTCGGCGACCGGCGTCCGCAGAACCTGCCGGGCACGTGGGACCAGTACCCGAACTGGCGGCTGCCCATCGCCGACGCCGAGGGCCGCCCGGTGACCCTGGAGGAACTGGCGGCCTCGCCCCGGCTGTACGCGCTGATCGACGTGCTGCGGGGACGGTC
- a CDS encoding ATP-binding cassette domain-containing protein, with product MTLELSNCTYGYRRWKRPVLEDFSYALPDGLTVLLGPNGAGKSTLLKLAASVTTPQKGRVTLDGGSAGTSAYRRAVAWMPQDIVPMPTLTAREYVAYIGWLKGMNRADAWKQARKALLKVELADQTDTRTNRLSGGQLRRVGVAGALVHGAQVLLLDEPTAGMDPYQRRVFRDILRGLTGDVRVLLSTHDVADLAEEADHVTVMYGGTVLHHGNTDTFLTHTPPGTLAGRAAEAAYTELLRSRGVAA from the coding sequence GTGACACTCGAACTCAGCAACTGCACCTACGGCTACCGGCGCTGGAAGCGGCCGGTCCTGGAGGACTTCTCCTACGCCCTGCCGGACGGCCTCACCGTCCTGCTCGGTCCCAACGGCGCCGGCAAATCCACCCTGCTGAAGCTCGCGGCCTCGGTGACCACACCGCAGAAGGGACGCGTGACCCTGGACGGCGGGTCGGCGGGCACGTCGGCGTACCGGCGGGCTGTCGCCTGGATGCCGCAGGACATCGTGCCCATGCCCACGCTCACGGCGCGTGAGTACGTCGCCTACATCGGCTGGCTCAAGGGCATGAACCGTGCCGACGCCTGGAAGCAGGCCCGCAAGGCCCTCCTGAAGGTGGAGCTGGCCGACCAGACCGACACCCGCACGAACCGGCTCTCCGGCGGCCAGTTGCGGCGTGTCGGCGTCGCGGGGGCGCTCGTGCACGGAGCGCAGGTCCTGTTGCTGGACGAGCCCACCGCCGGCATGGACCCCTACCAGCGCCGCGTGTTCCGCGACATCCTGCGCGGCCTGACCGGCGACGTGCGGGTCCTGCTGTCCACGCACGACGTCGCCGACCTCGCCGAGGAGGCGGACCACGTCACCGTCATGTACGGGGGGACGGTCCTCCACCACGGGAACACCGACACCTTCCTGACCCACACCCCGCCCGGAACCCTCGCCGGACGCGCCGCCGAAGCCGCGTACACCGAACTGCTCAGAAGCCGGGGCGTCGCCGCTTGA
- a CDS encoding HNH endonuclease, translating to MPHVLVLNASYEPLGVVPLRRALVLVLENKAICLEESGAFMHSETVTVPAPSVVRLKRFVRVPYRGPVPLTRRALFARDGGRCMYCGGVATSVDHVIPRSRGGQHAWDNVVASCRRCNHTKADRHLVEIGWRLRHKPAPPTGLAWRIIGTGHRDPRWLPYLQPYGAEDAMARIDGISA from the coding sequence GTGCCGCACGTCCTGGTCCTCAACGCGTCGTACGAGCCACTCGGCGTCGTACCGCTCCGCCGCGCGCTCGTCCTCGTCCTTGAGAACAAGGCCATCTGCCTCGAGGAATCCGGCGCCTTCATGCACAGCGAGACCGTTACTGTCCCCGCACCCAGCGTGGTCCGGCTGAAGAGGTTCGTACGGGTCCCTTACAGGGGGCCCGTTCCGCTGACCCGTCGGGCACTGTTCGCCCGCGACGGCGGCCGGTGCATGTACTGCGGTGGCGTCGCAACCAGCGTCGACCACGTCATCCCGCGCTCCCGCGGAGGTCAGCACGCCTGGGACAACGTGGTGGCGTCATGCCGCCGCTGCAACCACACCAAGGCCGACCGCCACCTGGTCGAGATCGGCTGGCGCCTGCGCCACAAACCCGCCCCGCCGACGGGGCTCGCCTGGCGCATCATCGGAACGGGGCATAGGGACCCGCGCTGGCTGCCCTACCTGCAGCCGTACGGCGCGGAGGATGCGATGGCCCGGATCGACGGCATTTCCGCCTGA
- a CDS encoding mechanosensitive ion channel family protein produces MEVPAVFLTALLASGSTPSPSPSATTDPTTATLQDAQQSATNAASWVEQNWSTWLAIGLRVLLILVIAGVLRVVVRRAITKLIDRMTRTVQAVDGTALGGLLVNVERRRQRSQAIGSVLRSVASFLIMGTAALMILGTFQINLAPLLASAGVAGVAIGFGARNLVTDFLSGVFMILEDQYGVGDTIDAGVASGEVIEVGLRVTKLRGDNGEIWYVRNGEVKRIGNLSQGWATAGVDVTVRSHEDLDKVKRTLDEVAEAMTKEEPWNERLWGPIEVLGLDSVLLDSMVVRLSAKTMPGKSLSVERELRWRVKRAFDAADIRIVGGPTVPPEEEPVDPSAAVAAPSVLGNPASPQSEATAPIPAPASAPATSSAPK; encoded by the coding sequence CTGGAGGTACCTGCCGTGTTCTTGACCGCCCTGTTGGCCTCGGGGTCCACCCCGTCGCCGTCCCCCTCGGCGACGACGGACCCGACGACCGCCACGCTTCAGGACGCCCAGCAGAGCGCGACCAACGCCGCCAGCTGGGTCGAGCAGAACTGGTCCACGTGGCTGGCGATCGGTCTGCGCGTCCTGTTGATCCTGGTGATCGCTGGGGTACTGAGAGTGGTGGTGCGGCGGGCGATCACCAAGCTGATAGATCGCATGACCCGCACGGTCCAGGCGGTCGACGGCACGGCCCTGGGCGGCCTGCTGGTGAACGTCGAGCGCCGCCGGCAGCGCTCGCAGGCGATCGGCTCGGTCCTCCGCTCGGTCGCGTCCTTCCTGATCATGGGCACCGCCGCGCTGATGATCCTGGGCACGTTCCAGATCAACCTGGCCCCGCTGCTGGCCTCCGCCGGTGTCGCGGGTGTGGCGATCGGTTTCGGCGCCCGCAACCTGGTCACGGACTTCCTCTCCGGCGTCTTCATGATCCTTGAGGACCAGTACGGCGTCGGCGACACGATCGACGCGGGGGTCGCCTCCGGCGAGGTCATAGAGGTGGGCCTGCGCGTGACGAAGCTGCGCGGCGACAACGGCGAGATCTGGTACGTCCGCAACGGCGAGGTCAAACGCATCGGCAACCTCTCCCAGGGCTGGGCCACGGCCGGCGTCGACGTCACGGTCCGCTCGCACGAGGACCTGGACAAGGTGAAGCGCACCCTCGACGAGGTCGCCGAGGCGATGACCAAGGAAGAGCCCTGGAACGAGCGCCTGTGGGGCCCCATCGAGGTCCTCGGCCTGGACAGCGTCCTGCTCGACTCGATGGTCGTCCGCCTCTCGGCGAAGACCATGCCCGGCAAGTCCCTCTCCGTCGAACGCGAACTCCGCTGGCGCGTCAAGCGCGCCTTCGACGCCGCGGACATCCGCATCGTCGGGGGCCCCACGGTGCCCCCGGAGGAGGAGCCCGTCGACCCGTCCGCCGCGGTGGCGGCCCCGTCGGTCCTCGGCAACCCCGCCTCCCCCCAGTCGGAGGCGACCGCCCCCATCCCGGCCCCCGCCTCGGCCCCCGCCACGTCGAGCGCGCCGAAGTAG
- a CDS encoding ROK family transcriptional regulator: protein MAGSAGTPGTPRVLRAMNDRAALDLLLAHGPLSRTRIGKLTGLSKPTASQLLARLEAAGLVLATGTSEGRPGPNAQLYAVNPRAAHAAGLDVTPERILAAVADVTGRTVGEYELPTPGRHPAQPVVRQVADALDGAVKAAGLARGDVHRLVIGTPGAFDPNTGRLRYASHLPGWHSPSLLDELAAALPMPVEYENDVNLVAIAEQRLGAARGHEDFVLLWNEGGLGAALVLGGRLHRGWTGGAGEVGFLPVPGAPLVRQVTKANSGGYQELAGSQAIPKLARELGIQPVPTGPYAEVAAALVEQAARINEGPHLRLLETYATGLATGLASLVSVLDPELVVLSGASLTAGGEPLRVLVQAELEELAASRPRLVVGDVHEHPVLRGALESALAATRDEVFDTSR, encoded by the coding sequence ATGGCAGGATCCGCCGGTACGCCGGGCACCCCGCGCGTCCTGCGCGCCATGAACGACCGCGCCGCCCTCGATCTGCTGCTCGCGCACGGACCGCTCTCGCGGACCAGGATCGGAAAGCTGACCGGGCTGTCCAAGCCCACCGCCTCCCAGCTCCTCGCCCGGCTGGAGGCCGCCGGACTCGTGCTGGCCACCGGCACGAGCGAGGGGCGGCCGGGCCCCAACGCCCAGTTGTACGCCGTCAATCCGAGGGCCGCCCACGCGGCGGGCCTGGACGTCACGCCCGAGCGCATCCTCGCCGCCGTCGCCGATGTCACCGGCCGCACCGTGGGCGAGTACGAGCTGCCCACCCCGGGCCGGCACCCCGCGCAGCCCGTCGTACGCCAGGTCGCCGACGCCCTCGACGGCGCGGTGAAGGCGGCGGGGCTGGCCCGCGGCGACGTCCACCGGCTCGTCATCGGTACACCCGGCGCCTTCGACCCCAACACCGGCCGCCTGCGGTACGCCTCCCACCTGCCCGGCTGGCACTCCCCCAGCCTCCTCGACGAGCTCGCGGCCGCGCTGCCGATGCCCGTCGAGTACGAGAACGACGTCAACCTGGTGGCCATCGCCGAGCAGCGGCTCGGCGCGGCGCGCGGACACGAGGACTTCGTGCTGCTCTGGAACGAGGGCGGCCTCGGCGCCGCCCTCGTCCTCGGCGGCCGACTGCACCGCGGCTGGACCGGCGGTGCCGGCGAGGTCGGCTTCCTGCCCGTGCCCGGCGCACCCCTCGTACGCCAGGTGACCAAGGCCAACAGCGGTGGTTACCAGGAGCTGGCCGGCTCCCAGGCCATTCCCAAGCTCGCCCGCGAGCTGGGCATCCAGCCGGTGCCGACCGGGCCCTACGCCGAGGTCGCCGCCGCCCTCGTCGAACAGGCCGCCCGCATCAACGAGGGGCCGCACCTGCGGCTCCTGGAGACGTACGCGACCGGTCTCGCCACCGGTCTCGCCTCACTCGTCTCCGTGCTCGACCCCGAACTCGTCGTGCTCAGCGGCGCCTCACTCACCGCCGGCGGTGAACCGCTGCGCGTCCTGGTGCAGGCCGAACTGGAGGAGCTGGCCGCCTCCCGACCGCGTCTCGTGGTCGGCGACGTACACGAACACCCCGTGCTGCGCGGCGCGTTGGAGAGCGCGCTGGCGGCCACCCGCGACGAGGTCTTCGACACCTCCCGCTGA
- a CDS encoding ABC transporter substrate-binding protein: MPGISRKVATALAASASLVLLTTACTGQSSSGASDDASKDTTINFWHAWSAPGEIAGVKALVAGFEKTHPNIHVNIVANMTDDKINQALRSGGDKAPDVISSFTTNNVGKFCSSGALVDLNPFFKKAGIDPATTFPKAMNEYTQFDGNRCTVPLLGDAYGLYYNKDAFKKAGISSPPKTWSEFEADAKKLTVSQGDSYSQLGFMPNYHGWESTTEHYFGQFSPTYFDSSGKSNLAKDPAFTAGFTLQKKLVDELGGYQKLEKYRSKLGDEWGPKHPFHTGQVAMQLDGEWRLGMAEDAKPNFEIGVAPLPVPDDQADQYGKGYITGTIAGIAATSKKQNAAWELVKYMTTDTDAVVGFANAIHNVPSTLAALKSPKLKYDPRFKTFLDIASNPNSTTTPASINGGTYLVTIQQFGYDYESGKAKDLKAGLQTTAAQIDTDIAQAK; the protein is encoded by the coding sequence ATGCCCGGAATATCCAGGAAAGTCGCCACTGCTCTCGCCGCTTCCGCCTCGCTCGTCCTCCTCACCACCGCCTGTACCGGCCAGTCGTCCTCGGGCGCGAGCGACGACGCCTCCAAGGACACGACGATCAACTTCTGGCACGCCTGGAGCGCGCCCGGCGAGATCGCGGGCGTGAAGGCCCTGGTCGCGGGCTTCGAGAAGACGCACCCCAACATCCACGTCAACATCGTCGCCAACATGACCGACGACAAGATCAACCAGGCCCTGCGCTCCGGCGGCGACAAGGCTCCCGACGTGATCTCCTCGTTCACCACCAACAACGTGGGCAAGTTCTGCTCCTCCGGCGCCCTTGTCGATCTCAACCCCTTCTTCAAGAAGGCGGGAATCGACCCGGCGACGACCTTCCCGAAGGCGATGAACGAGTACACCCAGTTCGACGGCAACCGCTGTACGGTTCCGCTGCTCGGTGACGCCTACGGCCTCTACTACAACAAGGACGCGTTCAAGAAGGCCGGGATCTCCAGCCCCCCGAAGACCTGGTCCGAATTCGAGGCGGACGCGAAGAAGCTCACCGTCTCCCAGGGCGACTCCTACTCCCAGCTGGGCTTCATGCCGAACTACCACGGCTGGGAGTCCACCACCGAGCACTACTTCGGCCAGTTCTCCCCGACGTACTTCGACAGCAGCGGCAAGTCGAACCTCGCCAAGGACCCCGCATTCACCGCCGGATTCACCCTCCAGAAGAAGCTCGTCGACGAACTCGGCGGCTACCAGAAGCTGGAGAAGTACCGCTCCAAGCTCGGTGACGAATGGGGCCCCAAGCACCCCTTCCACACCGGCCAGGTCGCCATGCAGCTGGACGGCGAATGGCGGCTCGGCATGGCCGAGGACGCCAAGCCGAACTTCGAGATCGGCGTCGCCCCGCTGCCCGTTCCCGACGACCAGGCCGACCAGTACGGCAAGGGCTACATCACCGGCACCATCGCGGGCATCGCGGCCACCAGCAAGAAGCAGAACGCGGCCTGGGAACTGGTCAAATACATGACCACGGACACGGACGCGGTGGTCGGTTTCGCCAACGCCATTCACAACGTGCCCTCGACGCTGGCCGCGCTCAAGTCGCCGAAGCTGAAGTACGACCCGCGCTTCAAGACGTTCCTGGACATCGCCTCGAACCCGAACTCGACGACGACTCCCGCGTCCATCAACGGCGGCACCTACCTCGTGACGATCCAGCAGTTCGGATACGACTACGAGAGCGGCAAGGCGAAGGATCTGAAGGCGGGTCTGCAGACGACCGCCGCTCAGATCGACACGGACATCGCGCAGGCGAAGTAG